From a single Fimbriimonadaceae bacterium genomic region:
- a CDS encoding JAB domain-containing protein yields MSVDSSLGSSNGGRPLSPVRKYGIPRYRVTLVREGRALPAAESVHTSEGAAAILRPLFAALDREQFLICGLDAKHKLIGINVVSTGSLNLTIVHPREVFKPLILMNAGAWLCSHNHPSGDITPSAENHPDQTAA; encoded by the coding sequence ATGTCCGTTGATAGCTCTCTCGGTTCCTCGAACGGTGGACGGCCACTGAGCCCGGTTCGGAAATATGGCATCCCTCGATATCGTGTCACGCTGGTTCGGGAGGGCCGAGCCCTTCCGGCGGCGGAATCCGTCCATACGTCGGAAGGTGCTGCTGCGATCCTCCGGCCGTTGTTTGCCGCTCTGGACCGGGAACAATTCCTCATCTGTGGCCTGGACGCCAAACACAAGCTCATTGGGATTAACGTCGTCTCCACTGGCTCTCTTAACTTGACCATCGTGCATCCTCGCGAAGTCTTTAAGCCGTTGATCCTCATGAATGCCGGTGCCTGGCTCTGTTCGCATAATCACCCGTCTGGCGATATCACACCAAGTGCGGAAAATCATCCTGACCAAACGGCTGCGTGA
- a CDS encoding helix-turn-helix domain-containing protein: MCKLLTMDEASGYLGISKLTLYGWVSARKIRFVKIGRLVKFKQQDLDQWIDRHTVMARSEAKKPESRPR; encoded by the coding sequence ATGTGCAAGCTTCTGACAATGGATGAGGCATCTGGGTATCTAGGCATTTCCAAGCTGACGTTGTATGGATGGGTTTCAGCAAGGAAGATCCGGTTCGTTAAGATTGGGCGACTTGTAAAGTTCAAGCAGCAAGACCTGGATCAATGGATAGATAGACATACAGTAATGGCCAGATCCGAAGCCAAAAAACCCGAAAGTCGACCGAGGTGA